The DNA segment ACGGCAAGCGCGCCGCCTGGCTCTCGGTCCTCGGCTTCACCTGCATGCTCTTCAACTACCTGGTCGTGAACATCTTCTTCCCCGGCCTGCACTCCTACGCGGGGGTCTGAACCATGGGTGTGACGCTGCGCTACACCGTCCTGCGGCTCGGCATCTTCGTGCTGTGCCTCGTCGTGGCCCGCGAGGCCGGCGCCGTCGGCTGGCTCGCGATCCTCATCGCCGCCGTGGTGTCCGTGCTGCTCTCGCTCGTCCTGCTGCGCAAGCAGCGCGAGCAGATGGCGACGGCGCTGCAGCAGCGCGTCGACGGGCGCATCGACGCCCGCCAGAACGGCACGGCGAAGAAGTCGCGGTTCTCCCGCGGCCTGGACGAGGACAACGCCGCCGAGGACTGAGCGGCGGTCCGCGCCTCAGCGCAACGGCACGCTCGGCAGCAGCTCGGGCCGCTCGCGGTCCAGCTCGCGCAGGTCGACGACCGCGGGCACCTCACCGCCGGAGCTCTCCACGGTCTCGAGCAGCACCTCCAGCACGCGCCGGACGAGGAACGGCTCCTCGGCCTCGGTCGCCTGGATCCGTTCCAGCAGTTCGGCGTCGCTCGTCACGAGGTGCTCGGTGCGCTCACCCGAGGACGTCTCCAGCACCGCCCGGTAGCGGTGCTCCCCGTCGGCCCGGACGTCGATCTCGCCGCGCACGTCAGTCACGGATCTCACCCATGAGCGAACTGTCCCCCGCCGGCCGCCACCGCGCCAGTCACAACGTCAGTCCGAGGGCGAGCAGCGCGCCGGTCAGCAGCTCGAGCTGACCGGTGTCCTTGAGGACGGGGACCAGGTCGCGCCCCCGGGCGCCGCCCAGGACGGTCCGCAACGGCCGCTGCGCGAGGACGCCGGCGAGCAGCACGAGGGCCGCGAACGGGTGCCGCGGGACGGTCGTGAGGGCCGCGACGAACGCGCCGACGACGAGGCCGGCGTAGAGGGTCCGGGTGCGCCGCTCGCCCAGGCGCACCGCCAGGGTGCGCTTGCCGGCGATCGCGTCGGTGGGGACGTCGCGCAGGTTGTTGGCGACGAGGATGGCGCAGGCGAGGAACCCGACGCAGAAGGCGCCCGCCACGGCGCTGCCGCCGATCCGGCCGGCCTGGACGTACGTCGTGCCCAGCACGGCGACCAGGCCGAAGAAGACGAAGACGAAGACCTCCCCGAGCCCGGCGTACCCGTAGGGGCGCTTGCCGCCGGTGTAGTACCAGGCCGCGGCGACGCTGGCGGCCCCGACGAGCAGCAGCCACCAGGACCCCGACAGGGCCACGACGGCCAGCCCGGCCAGGCCCGCGACGGCGAAGCAGGCGAAGGCGGCGTCCCGGACGTGGCGGGGCTCGGCCGCCCCGGACCCGACGAGCCGGAACGGGCCGACCCGGTCGTCGTCGGTCCCGCGGATGCCGTCGGAGTAGTCGTTGGAGTAGTTCACACCGACCTGCAGCGCCAGGGAGACCACGAGGGCGAGCAGGGCGGGCACCCAGGCGAGGCCGTCGAGCGCGGCCGCGGCGCCCGTGCCCACGAGGACGGGGGTGACCGCGGCGGGCAGCGTGCGCGGGCGGGCCGCGGCGACCCACTGCCGGGCGGTGGCGCGCCGGTGGGTCACCGGGCTGGCGGGCAGGGGCAGGGGTGCGGGGTCGGACACGAGCGTCCATCGTGCCAACCCGCCCCGGAGACCACGGGGTCGGGTTCGGGTGGTCCGTCACAGGCCACGGAGGAAGTCCTCGTCGTCGTCCGGGCCCCGCGGGGCCGGCCGCGAACCGTACGAGCGCGGCGGCTGCTCGACGGGCCGGCCGGCGACGACGTAGGCGACACCGCCGACGAGGGGCAGGAGGAGCACCAGCAGCACCCACGCCCAGCGGGGCAGGTTCCGCAGGGTGCCCTCCGGGGCCTGGGCGATGCTCACCAGGCACCACACGGTGAGGGCCAGGATCAGCACGATCGGCACCACGCGGGTCATGCCCCAGTCTCGCACCCGCCGGCGGGGTCCCCCACCGCGGAGGTCACGGACCCTCGGCCGCCAGGGCCCGCAACCGCGTCCGGTCGGGCTTGCCCGGGCCCCGCAGCGGCAGCTCCGGCAGGACGAGCAGCTGCCGGGGGGCCGCCCAGCGCTCCAGGGCCCCGGCGACCCGGTCGCGGACCTCGCCCAGCGTCGGTGGCGTGCCCGCCGGCACCACGCACGCCACGACGCGCTGGCCCCACTGCGCGTCGGGCACGCCGACGACGACGACCTCGGCGATCCCGGGGGTCCCGGTCAGCGCCTCCTCGACGAGACCGGGGGCCAGCTTCAGCCCCCCCGTGGTGATGAGGTCGTCGACCCGCCCCAGGACCCGCACCCGCCCGTCGCCGACCTCGGCGGTGTCGTCGGTGCGGAACGCGCGCGGGCCCGGACCCGCCGGGAAGGCCGGGTGCCCGGGCCGGCCGCGGTAGCCGCGCGCCACGACCGGCCCGGACAGCACGAGCCGGCCGTCCTGGACCTGTGCGTGGACGCCGTCGAGGGGCCGGCCGTCGTAGACGCAGCCGCCGCACGTCTCGCTGGAGCCGTAGGTGGTGACCACCCGGACGCCGGCCGCCCGTGCCCGGGCCAGCAGCGGGGCCGGGGTCGCGGCCGAGCCGACGAGGACCGCGGCGTACCGGCGCAGCGCGGCGACGGGCTCGTCGTCCGGCGCGTCGAGCAGCCGGACGAGCTGGGTCGGCACGAGGGAGGTCAGCAGCTGCGTGCCGGTGGTGGCGGCGGTCGCGGCGACGAACGCCTCGGGGGTGAACGGGCCGGGGGGCAGCACGACGGGTTCGGTCCCCGCGCGCGCCGACCGCAGCAGCACCTGCAGGCCCGCGACGTGGTGGGCGGGCAGCGCGAGCACCCACTGCTGGCTGCCCGGCCCGGGGGAGAGCCGCGCCGCCGTCGCGGCGGCGGAGGCGCGCAGGGCCCCGGCGGGCAGCAGGGCGCCCTTGGGGGTCCCCGTCGAACCGGAGGTCGCCACGACGACCGCCGTCGGGTCGGCCGGGTCGTCCTCACCGCCGGCCAGGACCTCCCCGGGGCGCAGGCCCGGGTCGGGGGCGGCGCCCGCGGCGTGGGGGAGCAGGGCGTGGCCGAGCTCGCCGGCCAGGGCCCGCGCCAGGGTCGGCAGGAGCTCCAGGACGGTCTCGCCGGCCGGGACGGCGAGGGGGAGCAGCGGTCGCACCGGCGCAGGCTACGTCCGCCGTGCCGTGACCGGGTCGACGCGGGGGGTGGTGATCTTCGAGCGTCGCGGGGGACGTCGCAGGTCAGCGGCGTCGCCGGGTTGCTCCGATCGAGTGCCAGGACTCCGCGCGTCCTTGATCGAGCGTGACCAAGTGGTCTCGGAGTGTCAGGATGAGCCGCGTCCGGGACGGCAGGGGACGACTGGGGGAGGTGCCGATGAGCGCAGGCGTGCGAGAACGCCGGCCGGTGGCCAGCGTCCTGTTCGACGGTGCCGTCACCGTCGCCGCCCTCGCCACCGTCGTCACGGCCGCCGGGTCCTTCCTGCGCGCCGAAGGGGGGCCGGCCTGGTCCGAGCTGGTCCTGTGCCTCGTCCTGGGCGTCCCGCTCATGCAGGTGCTGACGCGGTTCCCCTTCCAGATCAACACCAAGCACGCCGGCGTCGAGGTGCAGTTCGACGTCGGGGTCCTCGTCTTCCTGCTCTGCTTCGCGCCGCCCACCACCGCGGCGCTGGCCTGGTGCCTGTGCGTCGTCCCGACGAACCTGCTGCAGCGCAAGCGCTGGGTCAGCCGGGTCTTCAACGCGAGCGTGGGGGTGCTGTTCCTGCCGGTGGTGCTCGTCGTGCTGGGGGCCTTCGGGGTGTCCGGCGCGCTCGAAGGGGTCGGCCCCGTCCACGCGATCGCGATGAGCCCCAGCGCGACCGAGTTCGTCGCCGTCCTCACCGCCGTCCTCGCCGTGTTCGTCGTCGACGTCGGCATCTCGGCCGTCTCCGTCGCCGTGCAGGAGCGCACCGGCCTGCGCCAGGAACTGCTGCACTCCGGTGCCTGGCTCGCCGGCGGCACCATCGTCGCCGTCGGTGGCCTGGGCTACCTCGGCGGCCTCGTGTACTTCAAGCTGCCGCACTGGGTGGCGCTGCTCCTCGTCATCCCCATGGTCGTGACGATGGTCGCGACCCGCGCCATGCGCGAGACCCGCGACGTCGCCCGCCGCAGCGAGGCCCTCTTCGAGGCGGCCACCGCCCTGCACACCCAGGGCCGGCGCACCGACCTCGCCCGCGCCCTGCAGAAGCACGCCCGCATGGTCGCCGGGACCCCCGCCGCGATGGTGCGCTCCGTCGGCCCCGGGGAGGACGAGATCGGCGTCCCCGTCGTCGCCGGCGACGGCCTCGTCCTCTACATCACCGCCCCCCGGCGTCGCGACCCCAACCAGCGCGCCGCGGACGAGAAGGCGCTGGAGGCCCTGGCCTCCGTGGGGGAGGCGGCGTTCTTCCGCGTCAGCGCCAGCGAGGAGATGCACGGTCTGGCCCGCCGCGACGTGGTCACCAGCCTGCCGAACCGGCTGCAGTTCTCCGAGCACCTCGCCACCGAGCTCGACCGGGCCCGCGAGAACGACCGGCTGGGCCGCCTCGTCGTCCTGTACCTCGACCTCGACGGCTTCAAGGCCGTCAACGACCGGTTCGGCCACGACGCCGGGGACGAGCTCCTGCGGGTGGTGGGGTCGCGGCTGCGCGACACCCTGCGCGGGGGCAGCACGGTCGCCCGCCTCGGCGGGGACGAGTTCGCCGTCCTGCTGCCGGACTGCCTCGACGTCGAGGGCCTGTGCCGGCGGGTGCTCACCGCCCTGCGCGGGGAGGTCCGCATGCGCGGGCACGTCGTGCGGGTCCAGGGGTCGATCGGGTTGTCCCGCGCCCGCCCCGGCGACGACGTCGGGACGCTGCTGCGCAACGCCGACACCGCCATGTACCGGGCCAAGGCCACCGGCAAGAACCGCTGGGTGGAGTTCCGGCCCGAACTGCTCGAGGAGGAGATCGCCCGCCTGCAGGTGATCGAGGACCTGCAGCAGGCGCCCGCCGAGGCGTTCGTCGTGCACTACCAGCCCATCGTGGACCTGCAGCACACCGGGGCCGGGGCCATCGGCGCCCCCGTCGTCGGCCTGGAGGCCCTGGTCCGCTGGCGCCGCGACCGCGGCGGGGCCGTCGAACCCCTCGTGGGACCGGACGAGTTCATCGGGCTCGCCGAACGCTCCGGCACCGTGGTGGGGATCGGCGACTCGGTGCTGCGCCAGGTCGCCCGCGACTCCTCCCGGATCCAGGAGCAGGCCGGCCGCCGGCTCGACCTCATGGTGAACGTCTCGCCCGTGCAGCTGCGCCACCCCGACTTCACCGTGCGCGTGGCGGCCGCCGTGCGCCAGACCGGGGCGAGCGGCTGCCGGCTGCACCTGGAGATGACCGAGTCCGTCATGATTGACGACGACGTCGTGGACCGGTTGCGCGACCTCGCCGACACCGGTGCGCAGCTCACCATCGACGACTTCGGGACCGGTTTCTCCTCCCTCGGGTACCTGCGCCACCGGCCGTTCTCCTCGTTCAAGATCGACCGCAGCTTCGTGCGCGACATCGCGACCGAGCCCACCGCCCGCGCCCTCGTCGAGGGCATGGTGAAGATGGGTCAGGCCCTCGGGCTGACGATCGTCGCCGAGGGCGTCGAGCACGTCGAGCAGGCCGAGATCCTGCGCGAGATGGGGTGCCACCTCGCCCAGGGGCACCTGTACTGCCGGCCGGTGCCCGTGGAGGAGATCGAGGACGTGCTGTCCGCGCCGCTGGCGCCCAAGCTCACCGCCTGACGCGCCGCCTCGACCCCGGGCGACGTCGCGCTCGCACGGGACGACGCGACGTCGTCCGAGCCTCCGGCCACCGGCTCCGGGAACGGCCGGGACCGCTCGCTGCCGACCCCGCTCAGAAGTACCAGGGGAATGGGGACCAGTCCGGCTCGCGCTTGCCCAGGAACGCGTCCCGGCCCTCCACGGCCTCGTCGGTCATGTACGCCAGCCGCGTCGCCTCCCCGGCGAACACCTGCTGGCCGACCATCCCGTCGTCCACGGCGTTGAACGCGAACTTCAGCATCCGCTGCGCCGTGGGGGACTTGCCGTTGATCTCCGCGGCCCACCGCAGCGCCGTCGCCTCCAGCTCGGCGTGCGGGACGACCTCGTTGACCATGCCCATCTCGTGCGCCTGCTGGGCGGTGTAGGGGCGGCCGAGGAAGAAGATCTCGCGGGCGAACTTCTGGCCCACCTGCCGGGCCAGGTACGCCGAGCCGTAGCCGGCGTCGAACGAGCCGACGTCGGCGTCGGTCTGCTTGAACCGGGCGTGCTCGGCGCTGGCCAGGGTGAGGTCGGCCACGACGTGCAGGCTGTGCCCGCCGCCGGCGGCCCACCCCGGCACGACGGCGATGACGACCTTCGGCATGAACCGGATGAGCCGCTGCACCTCCAGGACGTGCAACCGGCCGCCCTCGGCCTTCGCGCGCGCCTCGTCGACCGTGTCCGACGTCTCCCCGCCGGCGTACTGGTACCCCGAGCGGCCGCGGATGCGCTGGTCCCCGCCGGAGCAGAACGCCCAGCCGCCGTCCTTCGGGCTCGGCCCGTTCCCGGTCAGCAGCACGCACCCGACGTCGGGGGTGCGGCGCGCGTGGTCCAGGGCCCGCGCGAGCTCGTCGACCGTCCCGGGGCGGAAGGCGTTGCGGACCTCGGGGCGGTCGAAGGCGATCCGCACCGTCCCGCGCGCCGGGCCGTCCACGACGCTGCGGTGGTAGGTGACGTCCTGCAGGTCCTCGAACCCCGGCACCTCCGTCCAGGCCGACGGGTCGAAGGTCTCGCTCACACCGGGAAGGGCCGACACGCCCCGAGCCTAGGACCCGGACCCCGGGGGACCTGCGCCGGACCGTGCCGGGCCGCGCCATGCTGGGGCCGTGCCCGCCGCCCTCCCCGAGGTCCCGCCCTTCGACCTGCCGCCCGTGCAGGAGCTGCTCGAGCGCGCCCACGTCGTCCGGCTCCCGCTGCGCCGCCGCTTCCGCGGCCTCCTCGAGCGCGAGGCCGTCCTGCTCGACGGCCCGGCCGGCTGGGGGGAGTTCGCCCCCTTCCTGGAGTACGGGCCCGCCGAGGCCGGCCGCTGGCTGGAGGCCGGGGTCGAGGCCGCCTGGCACGGCTGGCCCGCGCCGCGCCGCGACCGGGTCGAGGTCAACGCCACCGTCCCGGCCGTCCCGGCGCACGACGTCCCCGCGGTCCTGGCGGCCTTCCCCGGCTGCCGCACCGCGAAGGTCAAGGTCGCCGAGGCGGGCGCGGACCCCGCGACCCGGCTGCGGGAGGACGTCGCCCGCGTCGCCGCCGTCCGCGACGTCCTCGGCCCGTCCGGGCGGGTCCGCGTCGACGCCAACGCCGGGTGGGGCGTGGACGAGGCCGAGCGCGCCCTCGGCGAGCTGGCCCCCCTGGGCCTGGAGTACGCCGAGCAGCCCTGCGCGACCCTGGAGGAGATGGCCGACCTGCGCCGCCGCCTCGCCGCCGCCGGCACGGTCGTGCCGCTCGCCGCCGACGAGAGCGTCCGCAAGGCCGAGGACCCCCTGCGCGTCGCCGGGCTGGAGGCCGCCGACGTCGTCGTGGTGAAGGTCGCGCCCCTGCGGGGGGTGCGGCCGGCGCTCGCGGTCGCGCAGGCGTGCGGGCTGCCCGTCGTCGTCTCCTCCGCGCTCGACACGAGCGTGGGCATCGCCGCCGGGACGGCCCTGGCCGCGGCGCTGCCGGAGCTGCCGTTCGCCTGCGGCCTCGGAACGGCCGCCCTGCTCGCCGCCGACGTCGTCGTCGCCCCGCTGCTGCCCACCGGCGGCGCGCTCCCGGTGGGCGCGGTCACGGCCGACCCCGACCTCCTGCGCCGCTCCCGGGCCCCGCAGGACCGGGTGCGGCACTGGCACGAGCGGCTGCGGGCCGCGCACGCCGCGGTGACGTCGGCCGCGGACCACCGACGGGACCGCTGACGTGGGCCCTGACGTGGGCACTGACGTGGGCCCTGACGTGGGCGGGCCGGGGAGCGAGCGCCCCCTGCGGGTCGTGGTGGTCGACGACGAGGCCCTGGTCCGTTCCGGGCTGACGATGATCCTGCAGGCCGGGGGTGACGTCCGCGTCGTCGGCGCCTGCTCGGGCGAGGATGCCGTCGCCCTCGTCGCCCGGGAACGGCCCGACGTCGTGCTCCTGGACGTCCGGATGCCGCTCGTCGACGGGGTCACGGTCCTGGAGGAGGTCCTGCGGGCCCCCTCACCACCGGCCGTCGCGATGCTCACCACCTTCGAGGGCGACCAGCAGGTGGCGCGGGCGCTGCGGGCCGGCGCGTCCGGGTTCCTGCTGAAGGACACCGACCCGCTCGGGCTCGTCCAGGCGGTCCGCTCCCTCGCCGCGGGCGGGGTCGTCCTGTCGCCGCGGGCGGCGCGCACCCTGCTCGCCGAGCACGCCGAGGCCGCCGGGGTGGGTCCGCCGACCTCGCGCGCGCTGGCCTCGCTGACCGCGCGTGAGCACGACGTCCTGGCCCTGCTCGCCCAGGGGATGTCCAACGCCGCCATCGGCGCCGAGCTCGACCTCGGCGTCGGCACGGTGAAGGACCACGTCAGCTCGATCCTGGGCAAGCTGGCCGTCCGCAGCCGCGTGCAGGCCGCGCTCCTGGCCCGCCGGGTTCCGCCCGCCGGCTGAGGCGGCGGGCCCGGCCGGGACCACGGCGGTGCGTGCCCGTCGTCCCCCGGGGGGAGGCACCCCCGCCGTCGGAGGGGGGTGCCGAGCCCGGTGGTCCCTCCCGCGGGCTGACGCGCCGGCACCCCCCTGTCGGGCACCGTCGAGGGGAACGGCCCGGGGTCCGGGCCGTCGGGGGGAACCGCGGGGGACCGCGGGGGGAGGCGGAGTCGTGAGCACGGACGTGCGCGGCGAGGTGCGGGTCGCGGAGCGGGTCGCGGGGGCGCCGGAGGGGCGGTGGGCGGGCCGGACCCGGGCGGGCGCCGCGCGGGTCGCGGTGCGGGTCGCGGCCCGGACCACCACGTGGGTCTTCCTGCTCTCGGGGGTGCTGTCGCTGGCGATGGCCGTGCACGCCCCGTTGTCGGACGGTGCCCAGCGGGCCCGTCCGGTCGTCGTGGACCTCGTCTTCGCCACGAGCTGGCCCAGCCTGGGGTACGGGACGGTCCTGCTGCTCCTGGCCCGGTCCCTGGCCCGGCGCAAGCGGGCCGCCTGGTGGACGGCCGTCGTCGTCACCGGTCTCAACGCCGTCTTCAACGTCCTGTGGGGCGCGCTGGACGAGGTCGCGCTGCCGCTGGGTCTGCTGCTGGTGCAGCTCGCCGTGCTGGGCGTCCTGGCGCTGGCGCGCCCGTGGTTCACCGTGCTGCCGTCCCGGTGGGGGGTGCGTCAGGCGGTCCGCACCGGGGGCGGGGCGTTCGCGGTGTGGCTCGTGGTCGGCACGGCGCTCGTCGTGGCGGCGCAGGAGCGCGCGGGCGGGCTGTTCGAGCGCCTCTGGTACGCCGCCGCCGGCACGCTCGTCTCGGTCGACAGCTTCGTGATCTTCCCCGACGGGGTGCTCGTCCCCGGGTGGGTGGACGTCGTCCTCAACGCCGCCGGGACGGTGCTCGTCCTGCTCGTCACCTGGTTCCTCTTCCAGCCCGCCGCCGACCCCGCGGCCCTCGGCGCCGACGAGGACCGGCTGCGGCACCTGCTGGCGACGGAGGGCGAGGGAGACGCGCTCGGCTACTTCAGCCTGCGCCGCGACAAGACGGCCGTCTTCGCCCCCAACGGGCGGGCCGCCGTGGTGCACCGCGTCGTCGGCGGGGTGAGCGTCGCCAGCGGTGACCCGGTGGGCAACGAGACGTCTTGGCCCGCAGCCGTGGAGGCCTGGCGCCACCAGCTCGCCGCGCACGCGTGGGTCCCGGCCGTCGTCGGCACGTCGGAGGCGGGGGCCGCGGTCTACCACCGGGCCGGGCTGCAGGTCCTGGAGGTCGGGGACGAGGCCGTGCTGGACGTGGCGGGGTTCAGCCTGGAGGGCCGTGCGGTCCGCTCGCTGCGCCAGGCCGTCAACCGCGCGCGCCGCGGCGGGACGCGGGTCGCCGTCCGCCGGCAGCGGGACGTGCCGGCCGGTGAGCTTGAGGAGATCGCCGCGTGCGCGGCCGCCTGGCGCGAGGGGCGCGAGCGCGGCTTCTCGATGGCGCTGGGGCGCCTGGGCGACGGCGCGGACCCGGACCTGCTGGTGGCGACGGCGCGGGCGGCCGGAGGGGAGCTGCTCGCGGTACTGACGTTCGTCCCGTGGGGCGAGCACGGGGTGTCGCTGGACCTCATGCGCCGGCGGCCCGGGGCCCCGAACGGCACGGTCGAGCTCGTCGTCACCGACGTCGTGGCCTTCGCCCGCGAGCACGCGCTGGCGCGCATCTCGCTGAACTTCGCGGTGTTCCGGTCGGTGTTCGACCGGGGCTCGCGGCTGGGCGCGGGTCCCGTCCTGCGCCTGTGGTACCGCGTGCTCGTCGTGTTCTCGCGCGCCTGGCAGCTCGAGCAGTTGTACCGCAGCAACGCCAAGTACCAGCCGTGCTGGGTGCCGCGCTTCGTCTGCTTCGAGCGCACGGCCGACCTGCCGCGCATCGGGTTCGCCGTCGCCCGCGTCGAGCAGTTCCTGCCCGGGCGTCCGCGCCGGGTCTGACCCTCGCTCTCCTGTCCCACCTGCACCACTGTGGTGTGACAGGTGGAGGTGTGTCGTGGGTGGTGCCGCCGGTGCCCTCCCGGTCGGGGCGCCGCTGCCGTCGGTGCGGGCGCTGGCGGCCCGCACGCTGCCGCTCGGGGTCGCCGTCCCGCGCGAGCGGGCCGAGGCCCCCGTCGTGCGGCACGCCGTGCGCCGGTACCGGGTGCAGGTCGCGGTGCTGACCGTCCTGGCCGCCGTCGTGGCCGGTCTCGTGCCGTCCCCGGCCGGGCCGCTGTCGTCCACCTGCGGTCTGCTCGTCCTCGGGTTCGCGGCGTTCGTGCTGTGCCGCGGGCCGATCCGGACGGCCGAGGCGTCCCAGGGGTGGTTCCGCGACCTGCCCGTGCGGCTCACCGCGCCCTGGGGGCCGTTCCCCGGCCGCCGGTGCCCGTGCACTGGTACGTGCTCGCGCTCGCCCGGCTCGTGCGGCGCGCACCCCTGCGACCGCGCGCCGGGCAGTCGCTGCCGGGGGTCGTGGGGGCCGTGCTGGGCTCCTGAGCCGTCAGGACGGCTCGGCCGCCCGCACGTAGTTCGTGATGCGCGCCGTGCACAGCCGCCGGCCGTCCTCGTCGGAGACGACGACCTCGTGACTGGTCAGCGTGCGTCCCAGCGAGATCGCGGTCGCGACTCCCGTCACCACGCCCGAGCGCACCGAGCGGTGGTGGGTGGCGTTGATGTCCGTGCCGAGCGCGAGACCGCCGGGCCACACGTGCAGGTAGGCCCCGACGGAGCCGAGCGTCTCGGCCAGCGCGCAGCTCGCACCGCCGTGCAGGAACCCAGCGACCTGGGTGTTCCCCGCCACGGGCATCGTGGCGACGAGGCGCTGCGGGCTCATCTCCAGGAACCGGATGCCGAGGCGGTCCACGAGCGTGTCCCGCGCGAAGGTGGCGAGGATCTCCTCGACGGTCGGGGGCGTTGCGGTCACCGCGGCAGGCTCCCACACGCTCGCGGGCGCACCATGGAGGGGTGAACCCCTCGACCGCCCTCGCGACGGTCCTCCTCGACGCCTTCGTCCGCCTCGGTCTGCGCCACCTCGTCCTCAGCCCCGGCTCGCGCAGCGCGCCCCTGGCCTACGCGGCCGCCCGCGCCGCCGACGAGGGCCGGCTGCGGCTGCACGTGCGCGTCGACGAGCGCAGCGCCGGGTTCCTGGCCCTCGGCCTGGCCCGCGCGGGCGAGCTGGTGGCCGTCGTGACGACGAGCGGGACCGCGGTCGCCAACCTGCACCCGGCCGTCCTGGAGGCCCACCACGCCGGCGTCCCGCTCGTCGTGCTGTCGGCGGACCGCCCGCACGAGCTGCGCGGGTCCGGGGCCAGCCAGACCGCCGACGCCCAGGCGCGGGTGTTCCTGCCCTCGGTCCGCTACAGCGCCGACCTGCCCGCCCCCGTCGACCCCGCCGCGCAGGCCCCCGCCTGGCGCTCGGTCGTCTCCCGCGCCGTGGCCGCCGCCCGCGGGCTGCGCGGTGACGGCCCGGGGCCGGTGCACCTCGACGTGGGCTTCTCCGACCCGCTGACGCCTTCCCCGGACGTCCCGCCGGCCTCGACCACGGGGCTGACGGTCGTCACCGGACCCGCTGCGCCGCAGCCGGTCGTGCTGGACCGCGGACCCCGCACCCTCGTCCTGGCCGGCGACGCCCCCGACCCCGCGACCGGCCGCGCCGCCCGCGAGCTGGCCGAGCACGCCGGCTGGCCGCTGCTGGCCGAGCCCAGCTCCGGGGCCCGGGGCGGGGAGCGCGCCGTCGGGCCCTACCGGCTGCTGCTGGACGCCGAGGACTCCCAAGGACGCCTCGGCGACGTCGAGCGGGTCGTCCTGTTCGGCCACCCCACGCTGTCGCGGCCCGTGACCCGGCTGCTGGCCCGCGACGACGTCGAGCTCGTCGTCGTCAGCCCCGCCGGCACCTGGCCCGACGCCGGCTTCCGGGCCGCCCGCGTCGTCCCGGCCGCCACCGTCGCCGGGCGCCCCGAACCCGGCGAGCAGGAGTTCGCCGCCCGCTGGGACCGCGCCGCCAAGCTCGCGGCCGACGCCGTGGACGCCGTCGTCGACGAGGAGACGGCGCTCGCGGGCCCCTGGGCGGCCCGCGAGGTCGTCCGCGCCTGCGCCGCCGACCGCTCGGTGCTCGTCGTGGCGGCCAGCAACGCCGTGCGCGACGTCGACCTCGCCGGGCACCCCCTGGGGGTGCGGACGGTCTCCAACCGGGGACTGGCGGGCATCGACGGGACGCTGGCCACGGCCGAGGGCGTCGCGACGGTGCTGGGGCCGACCCGGTTGCTCGTGGGTGACCTGGCGTTCCTGCACGACGTCAACGCGCTGCTGCCGGTGCCGGGGGAGCGGCGCCCGGACCTCACCGTCGTCCTCGTCAACGACGACGGCGGCGGGATCTTCGAGACGCTGGAGCACGCCGCGGTCGTGGCGCGCCCCACGTTCGAGCGCGTCGTCGCCACGCCCCACGGCGTGGACGTGGCCGCCCTGTGCGCCGCCTACGGCGTCCCGCACGTGCGCCCGCGCACCCGCGCCGAGGCGGCCACCGTCCTGGCCGCCGCGCCCGCGGGCCTGCGCGTGGTGGAGCTGCGCACCGACCGCGCGGCGGTCCGCCCGCGCCTGGAGCGCGTCGCCGCCGCCGTGCGCGCCGCCGTCCTCGACGCCTGACGGAGGCGGCCCCCGGCGTCACGGGTGGTGGCGGCGCTTCTGCCTGTACATGCCGTCGTCCGCCTGCTTCAAGGCGGCGCTCACGTCCTCGCCCCGGCCCGGGGGCAGGACCGCGGCGACCCCGATGGAGACGCCGACGGTGATGTCCTCGCCACTGCCCTGCAGGGTGATCGGTCCCGTGACGGCCTCCTCCAGCCGGTGCAGCAGCTGCCGGGTGGACGTCGAAGCAGGAGGTCCCGTGTCGAGGAGAGCCACGAACTCGTCGCCGCCGAAGCGCGCGAGGATGCCGTGTCCGTCGATGACCTCCGCGGCGCGCTGGGCCACGACGCGGAGCACCGTGTCACCGGCGTCGTGGCCGAAGGTGTCGTTGACGGCTTTGAAGCCGTCGAGGTCCAGCAGTGCGACGCTCCAGCCGTCGGTCGGCGCCGGCCCGGCCTGCGCCGGGACGAGCCCGGCTCGGGGGTGGCCGCCGGGCGCCGGGTGGCGGCCCGCGGGGTGGTGGTGTTCGTGGAGGTGGCGGAGGGCGAAGGCCGTGAACCCGCGGCGCGTGTAGGCGCCGGTGA comes from the Kineococcus mangrovi genome and includes:
- a CDS encoding phosphatidylglycerol lysyltransferase domain-containing protein, which encodes MSTDVRGEVRVAERVAGAPEGRWAGRTRAGAARVAVRVAARTTTWVFLLSGVLSLAMAVHAPLSDGAQRARPVVVDLVFATSWPSLGYGTVLLLLARSLARRKRAAWWTAVVVTGLNAVFNVLWGALDEVALPLGLLLVQLAVLGVLALARPWFTVLPSRWGVRQAVRTGGGAFAVWLVVGTALVVAAQERAGGLFERLWYAAAGTLVSVDSFVIFPDGVLVPGWVDVVLNAAGTVLVLLVTWFLFQPAADPAALGADEDRLRHLLATEGEGDALGYFSLRRDKTAVFAPNGRAAVVHRVVGGVSVASGDPVGNETSWPAAVEAWRHQLAAHAWVPAVVGTSEAGAAVYHRAGLQVLEVGDEAVLDVAGFSLEGRAVRSLRQAVNRARRGGTRVAVRRQRDVPAGELEEIAACAAAWREGRERGFSMALGRLGDGADPDLLVATARAAGGELLAVLTFVPWGEHGVSLDLMRRRPGAPNGTVELVVTDVVAFAREHALARISLNFAVFRSVFDRGSRLGAGPVLRLWYRVLVVFSRAWQLEQLYRSNAKYQPCWVPRFVCFERTADLPRIGFAVARVEQFLPGRPRRV
- a CDS encoding hotdog fold thioesterase, with translation MTATPPTVEEILATFARDTLVDRLGIRFLEMSPQRLVATMPVAGNTQVAGFLHGGASCALAETLGSVGAYLHVWPGGLALGTDINATHHRSVRSGVVTGVATAISLGRTLTSHEVVVSDEDGRRLCTARITNYVRAAEPS
- a CDS encoding response regulator → MGPDVGGPGSERPLRVVVVDDEALVRSGLTMILQAGGDVRVVGACSGEDAVALVARERPDVVLLDVRMPLVDGVTVLEEVLRAPSPPAVAMLTTFEGDQQVARALRAGASGFLLKDTDPLGLVQAVRSLAAGGVVLSPRAARTLLAEHAEAAGVGPPTSRALASLTAREHDVLALLAQGMSNAAIGAELDLGVGTVKDHVSSILGKLAVRSRVQAALLARRVPPAG
- a CDS encoding 1,4-dihydroxy-2-naphthoyl-CoA synthase, with protein sequence MSALPGVSETFDPSAWTEVPGFEDLQDVTYHRSVVDGPARGTVRIAFDRPEVRNAFRPGTVDELARALDHARRTPDVGCVLLTGNGPSPKDGGWAFCSGGDQRIRGRSGYQYAGGETSDTVDEARAKAEGGRLHVLEVQRLIRFMPKVVIAVVPGWAAGGGHSLHVVADLTLASAEHARFKQTDADVGSFDAGYGSAYLARQVGQKFAREIFFLGRPYTAQQAHEMGMVNEVVPHAELEATALRWAAEINGKSPTAQRMLKFAFNAVDDGMVGQQVFAGEATRLAYMTDEAVEGRDAFLGKREPDWSPFPWYF
- a CDS encoding o-succinylbenzoate synthase, with product MPAALPEVPPFDLPPVQELLERAHVVRLPLRRRFRGLLEREAVLLDGPAGWGEFAPFLEYGPAEAGRWLEAGVEAAWHGWPAPRRDRVEVNATVPAVPAHDVPAVLAAFPGCRTAKVKVAEAGADPATRLREDVARVAAVRDVLGPSGRVRVDANAGWGVDEAERALGELAPLGLEYAEQPCATLEEMADLRRRLAAAGTVVPLAADESVRKAEDPLRVAGLEAADVVVVKVAPLRGVRPALAVAQACGLPVVVSSALDTSVGIAAGTALAAALPELPFACGLGTAALLAADVVVAPLLPTGGALPVGAVTADPDLLRRSRAPQDRVRHWHERLRAAHAAVTSAADHRRDR